A part of Brassica rapa cultivar Chiifu-401-42 chromosome A05, CAAS_Brap_v3.01, whole genome shotgun sequence genomic DNA contains:
- the LOC103870273 gene encoding nucleolar GTP-binding protein 1, producing MQFDFKHINVVPIGNEFFDHLNHSRVSDKSLKLNRLRKLYTRHVTNTHLTFRNKLSTILHDFPLLQDIHPLYINLLRFVLDKNRYSFSLGQVNTAKDLIANIANDYANLLEFGGSVKECKALKASAVFGMFSVVNEITPGLAYLEQLRQHMMKLPLVDPDVPTLLVSGYPHADKACFVNGIVDFSAKSVAFDVGFSGYEGSMRCQVIDGVLDKPVFGDCDVVVDALARHLGDAIVLFFLDVSGSCGYSVADQVVFFHSVKAVFVDRPLLIVCDESDLMQVSEEDWRLIEEMDGGVGEEEEVGFKISDLRSEEGVISVKNVACERLLYQRERLSCISMEEARVMRNKYTVAHQELDDDHGVSDLFLDPDVLFRLEELEHEEGIKQSEEEQEEDDDSVIAEERFTEEHKDQLVAIRKIQPLRILIAFGFCILVGNTYGTVQQCLSTLIF from the coding sequence aTGCAATTTGACTTCAAACATATAAACGTTGTCCCCATCGGCAACGAGTTCTTCGACCACCTCAACCATTCCCGCGTTTCCGACAAGAGTCTCAAACTCAACCGTCTCCGCAAACTCTACACCCGCCACGTCACCAACACACACCTCACCTTCCGCAACAAACTCTCCACCATCCTCCACGACTTCCCTCTCCTCCAAGACATCCACCCTCTCTACATTAACCTCCTCCGCTTCGTTCTCGACAAAAATCGTTACAGCTTCTCCCTAGGTCAAGTCAACACCGCCAAAGACTTGATCGCAAACATCGCTAACGACTACGCGAACCTCCTCGAGTTCGGTGGATCGGTTAAAGAGTGTAAAGCCTTGAAAGCGAGCGCTGTTTTCGGGATGTTTAGCGTTGTCAACGAGATCACTCCTGGCTTAGCTTACCTCGAGCAGTTGAGGCAGCACATGATGAAGCTTCCTTTGGTTGATCCGGACGTGCCGACATTGTTGGTTTCTGGTTACCCTCATGCGGACAAGGCTTGTTTTGTTAACGGAATCGTTGATTTTAGTGCAAAGTCTGTGGCTTTCGATGTGGGTTTTAGTGGTTATGAAGGTTCGATGAGGTGTCAGGTGATTGATGGGGTTTTGGATAAGCCTGTGTTTGGAGATTGCGATGTTGTTGTCGACGCTTTGGCTCGTCATCTTGGGGATGCTATTGTGTTGTTCTTTTTGGATGTTTCTGGTTCATGTGGTTACAGCGTTGCGGATCAGGTTGTGTTTTTTCATAGTGTGAAGGCTGTGTTTGTGGACAGACCGTTGTTGATTGTTTGTGACGAGAGTGATTTGATGCAAGTGTCTGAAGAAGACTGGAGATTGATTGAAGAGATGGATGGTGgagtgggagaagaagaagaagtggggTTTAAGATTAGTGATTTGAGGAGTGAGGAAGGTGTTATCTCTGTGAAGAATGTTGCGTGCGAGAGGCTGTTATATCAAAGAGAGAGACTCAGTTGCATTTCTATGGAAGAAGCTAGGGTAATGAGGAACAAATACACCGTGGCTCATCAAGAGCTTGATGATGATCATGGAGTTTCAGACTTGTTTCTTGATCCAGACGTTTTGTTTAGGCTTGAGGAGCTGGAACACGAAGAAGGAATAAAGCAGTCTgaggaagaacaagaagaagatgatgattctGTGATAGCTGAGGAGCGTTTTACCGAAGAGCATAAGGATCAACTTGTTGCCATTCGCAAGATACAACCCTTGAGGATATTAATAGCCTTTGGTTTTTGTATCCTTGTGGGGAATACTTATGGAACCGTTCAACAATGTCTCTCAACTCTAATTTTTTGA